A single region of the Nicotiana sylvestris chromosome 6, ASM39365v2, whole genome shotgun sequence genome encodes:
- the LOC138870269 gene encoding uncharacterized protein: MSGSDKSVEEEKTEMQMMKEEVDRLRQEIAGMHLAWARGQTSLFPPPTPTLSPARTPKHPPTVQDLIDTNTIKVQTPEAPNINQNPLPAHHETHMIELVHEGGELKKPSQTVMMIRASPKEKSTGREEVVQLEKVDVKPVVVMGKSSPVVVKNLDAVKVTVRGVPSKPACIGPVLIRPVMQMPITSEKAVTWSYSKAMVMYKGKEVVEEVCEVQGLTRSGRCFAPVELRRSNPGVVKKPVTEEEAEEFLKKMKAQDYSIVEQLRKTPTQISLLSLLIHSSDHCQALMKILNEAHVPDKISVNHLEKIVRKIFEVNRVTFSDEELPAEGTEHNKALYLTVKCEDSVVTRVLIDNGSSANICTLTTLNKLTVDHDRIHRNNVCAQGFDGGGTDTVGDIILGLTIGPVEFTMEFQVVDMAVSYNLLLGQPWIHAAKAVPSTLHQMVKFEWDRQEIVVHGDDGIGIVSDVVVPFIETDDDKGPWVYQVFFQ; the protein is encoded by the exons atgtctggttcggacaaaagtgttgaggaggaaaagacggagatgcaaatgatgaaggaggaagtagacaggttgagacaagagatagctgggatgcacctagcctgggctaggggacaaacatcacTATTccctccccctactcctaccctctcaccggcTAGGACTCCGAaacaccctcccactg tgcaagatcttattgacaccaacacgATTAAGgttcagacaccggaggcacccaacatcaatcagaacccgttgccagcacaccacgaaacccacatgatcgagcttgtgcacgaaggaggggagctaaagaaaccctcacagacggtgatgatgatccgtgctaGTCCAAAAGAAAAGTCGACAGGTAGAGAAGAAGTGGTACAGTTGGAAAAGGTagacgtcaagccagtagtggtgatggggaagagttcgccTGTTGTTGTAAAGAATCTAGATGCGGTAAAAGTAACAGTGCGAGGGGTACCAAGCAAGCCAGCATGCATAGGGCCAGTTctcatcaggccagtaatgcagatgCCGATAACCAGCGAGAAAGCCGTGACATGGAGCTACAGTAAAGcgatggtaatgtacaaagggaaggaggttgtggaagaagtatgtgaggtCCAGGGCTTAACTCGTTccggaaggtgttttgctcccgtagagttaagaaggtccaacccaggagtggtaaagaagccagtgacggaggaagaggctgaggaatttttgaagaaaatgaaggcacaagactactccattgtggagcagttaagaaagACCCCAACGCAGATTTCGTTACTATCACTGCTGATCCATTCCAGCGATCATTGCCAGGCACTGATGAAAATCTTAAACgaggcccatgttccggataaaatctctgtgaaccatttggagaaaatagtgcgcaaaatcttcgaggtaaaccgagtgacattttctgacgAGGAGTTGCCagcagagggtacagaacacaacaaagccctatacttgaccgtgaaatgcgaagactcggtggttacccgagtattgattgataatggATCAAGTGCCAACATCTGTACTTTGACTACTCTGAACAAGCTGACAGTTGATCATGACCGGATTCACAGGAACAACGTCTGCGCCCAAGGTTTCGATGGAGGTGGTACCGACacggtgggtgatatcatactgggattgaccattggtccagtagaattcaccatggaattccaagtggtaGACATGGCAgtatcatacaatcttctattaggGCAACCTTGgatccatgccgccaaagcagtgccttctacattgcaccagatggtgaaatttgaatgggataggcAGGAGATAGTGGTGCACGGGGATGACGGTATAGGAATTGTGAGTGATGTcgttgtgccattcatagaaactgATGACGACAAAGGTCCATGGGTGTACCAGGTTTTCTTTCAGTag